Proteins found in one Hemibagrus wyckioides isolate EC202008001 linkage group LG23, SWU_Hwy_1.0, whole genome shotgun sequence genomic segment:
- the phldb2b gene encoding pleckstrin homology-like domain family B member 2 isoform X8, with product MTGIGSASIRGQEQNRDQTVRLKVWTRPRKETERVCGTLRAGQFRHVQFQREANDDHKEDTERDRSETTLQPESDQNLTPPKRSPLDLIDTGKGLKVQSTAPHLVSLGSGRLSVAITVLPLKEGITRIGRDDAAVPQDITIQGPGIEAEHCVIENRGGVVTLDPCGHLCSLDGAPVTTPTQLTQGYSLCLGKSYFFRFNHPEEASRMKSMLPQKSPVSPLVYSTDYMKFSSDFSSSVGGPSSRGVRSVSELRELMDTLQRKKQALENSLRTNGDSSPSYFSMTQSPPSTPSSLSPMTSSSPISPYQDQARRLYTSDRPPLSGKVPAHSSNSVPPSPRRSDQREYNSSLPPLRPMTRNQSQDSLLSSSDSRRGQTSGSLLSMWNGSGSTTCDALPPTPGSGSGAASMPSSPRLARRLQPEEAGRPIPAPRQRKYSAGSLTGMGIAAHSRSLPRLYRPGESHLAPLTLPWPRSSPTPESSHQNGPSEVVSISLSTRSITKQPPVRPDVTTPSGAATSPRQAKKVSLTSSSSYSDLEKQAAFMSSPALELGLGERRQSFGKAGIGPQGGFRERKGSISSLSGKEELQDYHLRQRDERLREQEVERLERQRLETILNLCSERDQSGSAVADLQKINKELEKLQVTEDESVFSDSSEKGYSSGALQCHVTEERQLRQRRSSGQRDIRAESPAGSLLGSAPTPSPRQMRNNKAPEEEDVRLKQEVTRIEEERIQVLNNMEELEQKIKELDNQMDESIQEMEVERALLEGEQESEVAQLQQEKETLEQLKDKMAEMEQKVQAEKSQDKSQLDAERVKLERLAEVLSEQRAQLDTCPEALKEQLVLQLSRDAETLEVETKRFEDLEFQQLERESRQDEEKETQTQQILREIAEFQRSTVTRKEKLLALKKQSTQIIQQAQKEKESFLKEKNNLQMMLQREKENLSNLEKKYGELTGGRSFPVNPLSMKEHFRNLEERKRLGKESHMCDTLPRKKSQAAVSSQFNCATLGRSTPPKTHLPLVQSSSCGSVLNRVLTVSPKDTDSRRLHKGHSQQLVGEDHRSRLTDLGGRAASQSNVYLDSMGYRDNGFDTFSVDSSDSMETSISACSPDNVSSASTSNVAKIEEMERLLREAQAEKHRLLEHREREMEVRRQALEEERRRREDLEKRLQEETSRRQKLIEREVKLREKQRAQSRPLTRYLPVRKDDFDLRSHIESAGHNIETCYHISITEKTCRGFLIKMGGKIKTWKKRWFVFDRNRRTLSYYADKHEAKLKGVIYFQAIEEVYYDHLKNAHKSPNPSLTFSVKTHDRVYYMVAPSPEAMRIWMDVIVTGAEGYTQFMI from the exons gacactgagagagacaggtCTGAAACCACACTGCAGCCAGAATCAGACCAGAACCTCACACCTCCTAAG AGATCTCCTTTGGACCTGATTGACACGGGCAAAGGGCTGAAGGTTCAGAGCACAGCGCCTCACCTGGTCAGTCTGGGGAGCGGCCGGCTCAGCGTGGCCATCACCGTACTGCCTCTGAAGGAAG gAATCACTCGTATCGGTCGTGATGACGCCGCCGTGCCACAGGATATTACCATCCAGGGTCCTGGCATCGAAGCTGAGCACTGCGTCATCGAGAACAGAGGCGGAGTCGTGACTCTGGACCCCTGCGGTCACCTGTGTTCGCTCGATGGAGCTCCTGTGACCACGCCCACTCAGCTCACACAAG GTTATTCTCTGTGTTTGGGTAAATCCTACTTCTTCCGCTTTAACCACCCCGAGGAAGCCAGTCGGATGAAGAGCATGCTTCCTCAGAAGAGTCCCGTGTCCCCGCTGGTCTACAGCACAG atTATATGAAGTTCAGTAGCGATTTCAGTTCCAGTGTTGGAGGTCCAAGTTCCAGAGGCGTGCGGTCAGTCTCTGAGCTGAGGGAATTAATGGACACCTTACAGAGGAAAAAACAAGCTCTGGAGAACAGTCTACGGACCAATGGGGACAGTAGCCCCTCCTACTTCAGCATGACCCAGTCTCCGCCCTCCACGCCCAGCTCCTTGTCACCCATGACCTCATCAAGCCCCATATCTCCCTATCAGGACCAAGCAAGACGACTCTATACGTCTGACCGGCCGCCTCTTTCGGGTAAAGTCCCCGCCCACTCGTCTAACAGCGTCCCTCCCTCGCCGAGACGATCTGACCAGCGGGAATACAACTCCTCACTCCCTCCTTTACGACCAATGACACGGAACCAGTCCCAGGACAGCCTGCTCTCTTCTTCGGATAGTCGACGTGGCCAAACGTCAGGTTCTTTGCTGTCTATGTGGAACGGCTCCGGATCTACAACATGCGACGCTCTTCCACCGACTCCAGGAAGTGGAAGCGGAGCAGCTAGCATGCCCTCCAGCCCTCGATTAGCACGCAGGCTACAACCCGAGGAAGCGGGACGCCCAATTCCAGCGCCACGCCAAAGGAAGTACTCGGCCGGTTCTCTGACGGGAATGGGAATTGCCGCTCACAGCCGGTCGCTACCCCGCCTCTACCGCCCGGGTGAGTCCCATCTCGCCCCTCTGACCCTGCCATGGCCTCGCTCCTCACCCACCCCCGAGTCCAGTCACCAAAATGGACCCTCCGAGGTGGTCTCCATCTCCTTGTCCACCAGGTCCATTACCAAACAGCCACCCGTGCGTCCGGACGTGACCACGCCCTCAGGTGCTGCAACCAGCCCGCGGCAGGCCAAGAAGGTGAGTCTGACCTCCAGCAGCTCCTACTCAGATTTGGAGAAGCAGGCAGCCTTCATGTCCTCGCCAGCCTTGGAGCTGGGACTGGGAGAGAGGAGGCAGTCATTCGGGAAGGCTGGGATTGGACCACAGGGTGGATTCCGTGAGAGGAAAGGCAGCATCAGCTCTCTGAGCGGGAAAGAAGAGCTGCAGGATTATCACCTGAGGCAGAGAGACGAGAGGCTTCGAGAGCAGGAGGTGGAGAGACTG GAGCGCCAGCGTCTAGAGACCATCCTGAACCTGTGCTCGGAGCGGGACCAGAGCGGCTCCGCCGTGGCCGACCTCCAGAAGATCAATAAGGAGCTGGAGAAGCTGCAGGTGACGGAGGACGAGTCCGTATTTTCCGACTCCTCAGAGAAAGGATACAGCTCGGGGGCTTTGCAGTGCCACGTCACTGAGGAGCGACAGCTACGCCAACGTCGTTCCAGCGGGCAGAGAGACATCAGGGCGGAGTCACCTGCTGGGAGTCTTCTCGGCTCCGCCCCCACACCGTCTCCTCGACAGATGCGGAATAACAAG GCACCTGAGGAGGAGGATGTGcggctgaaacaggaagtgacacgtATCGAAGAGGAGAGGATCCAGGTGCTGAACAACATGGAGGAGCTGGAACAGAAGATCAAAGAGCTGGACAACCAGATGGACGAATCCATCCAAGAG atggaggTGGAACGCGCTCTGTTAGAAGGCGAGCAGGAGTCTGAAGTGGCtcagctgcagcaggagaaggAGACTCTGGAGCAGCTGAAGGATAAGATGGCCGAAATGGAGCAGAAGGTGCAGGCGGAAAAGTCACAG GACAAATCCCAGCTCGATGCTGAGCGAGTAAAGCTCGAGCGTCTGGCCGAAGTGCTGTCCGAGCAGCGCGCTCAGCTTGACACGTGTCCCGAAGCCCTGAAAGAGCAGCTCGTCCTCCAGCTGTCCAGG gaCGCCGAGACACTGGAGGTGGAGACTAAGCGCTTCGAGGACCTGGAGTTCCagcagctggagagagagagccgTCAGGACGAGGAGAAAGAGACGCAGACCcaacagatcctcagagagatCGCAGAGTTCCAGCGCAGCACCGTCACACGCAAG GAGAAGTTGCTTGCTCTGAAGAAACAGTCTACGCAGATCATCCAGCAGGCtcagaaagagaaggagagctTCCTGAAGGAGAAGAACAACCTGCAGATGATGCTCCAGAGG GAAAAGGAGAACCTCAGCAACCTGGAGAAGAAATATGGCGAGCTGACAGGGGGGCGGAGCTTCCCCGTCAACCCCCTCAGTATGAAGGAG CATTTCCGAAACCTAGAGGAAAGGAAGAGATTGGGGAAGGAAAGTCACATGTGCGACACGCTTCCTCGGAAAAAATCCCAGGCTGCGGTCAGCTCTCAGTTCAACTGCGCTACACTGGGCCGCAGCACACCTCCTaaa acTCATCTTCCTTTAGTACAGAGCTCCAGCTGCGGCAGCGTCTTAAACCGAGTCCTCACAGTGTCTCCTAAAGACACAGACTCACGCCGTCTACACAAGG gtcaCAGTCAGCAGCTGGTGGGTGAGGATCACCGATCGAGACTGACTGACCTCGGGGGTCGCGCCGCCTCCCAGTCCAACGTCTACCTGGACTCTATGGGTTACCGTGACAACGGCTTTGACACCTTCAGCGTGGACAGCTCAGACAGCATGGAGACCAGCATCTCCGCCTGCTCTCCCGACAACGTCTCCAG CGCCAGCACCTCCAACGTGGCCAAGATCGAGGAGATGGAGCGGCTGCTGAGGGAGGCTCAGGCCGAGAAACACAGACTCCTGGAGCACAGG gagcgaGAGATGGAGGTACGGCGTCAGGCTCTGGAGGAGGAGCGCAGGAGGAGAGAAGATCTGGAGAAGCGACTGCAGGAGGAAACGAGTCGACGACAGAAACTCATCGAGAGGGAGGTGAAGCTgcgagagaaacagagagctcag TCTCGTCCCCTGACCCGCTACCTGCCCGTGAGGAAGGATGACTTCGACCTGCGCAGTCACATCGAGTCGGCCGGACACAACATCGAGACCTGCTACCACATCTCCATCACAGAGAAGACATGCCGCGGCTTCCTCATCAAGATGGGAGGAAAGATCAAGACGTGGAAGAAGCGCTGGTTCGTCTTCGACCGTAACCGCAGGACACTATCCTACTACGCAG ATAAACATGAGGCGAAGCTGAAAGGTGTGATCTACTTCCAGGCCATAGAGGAGGTCTATTACGACCATTTAAAGAACGCGCACAAG AGCCCGAATCCCTCCTTAACATTCAGCGTGAAGACTCACGATCGTGTGTACTACATGGTGGCGCCGTCTCCAGAGGCCATGCGCATCTGGATGGACGTCATCGTCACAGGAGCCGAGGGATACACGCAGTTCATGATTTAG
- the phldb2b gene encoding pleckstrin homology-like domain family B member 2 isoform X2: MTGIGSASIRGQEQNRDQTVRLKVWTRPRKETERVCGTLRAGQFRHVQFQREANDDHKEDTERDRSETTLQPESDQNLTPPKRSPLDLIDTGKGLKVQSTAPHLVSLGSGRLSVAITVLPLKEGITRIGRDDAAVPQDITIQGPGIEAEHCVIENRGGVVTLDPCGHLCSLDGAPVTTPTQLTQGYSLCLGKSYFFRFNHPEEASRMKSMLPQKSPVSPLVYSTDYMKFSSDFSSSVGGPSSRGVRSVSELRELMDTLQRKKQALENSLRTNGDSSPSYFSMTQSPPSTPSSLSPMTSSSPISPYQDQARRLYTSDRPPLSGKVPAHSSNSVPPSPRRSDQREYNSSLPPLRPMTRNQSQDSLLSSSDSRRGQTSGSLLSMWNGSGSTTCDALPPTPGSGSGAASMPSSPRLARRLQPEEAGRPIPAPRQRKYSAGSLTGMGIAAHSRSLPRLYRPGESHLAPLTLPWPRSSPTPESSHQNGPSEVVSISLSTRSITKQPPVRPDVTTPSGAATSPRQAKKVSLTSSSSYSDLEKQAAFMSSPALELGLGERRQSFGKAGIGPQGGFRERKGSISSLSGKEELQDYHLRQRDERLREQEVERLERQRLETILNLCSERDQSGSAVADLQKINKELEKLQVTEDESVFSDSSEKGYSSGALQCHVTEERQLRQRRSSGQRDIRAESPAGSLLGSAPTPSPRQMRNNKAPEEEDVRLKQEVTRIEEERIQVLNNMEELEQKIKELDNQMDESIQEMEVERALLEGEQESEVAQLQQEKETLEQLKDKMAEMEQKVQAEKSQDKSQLDAERVKLERLAEVLSEQRAQLDTCPEALKEQLVLQLSRDAETLEVETKRFEDLEFQQLERESRQDEEKETQTQQILREIAEFQRSTVTRKEKLLALKKQSTQIIQQAQKEKESFLKEKNNLQMMLQREKENLSNLEKKYGELTGGRSFPVNPLSMKEGYVTVSEINELYAKLGVESSPAPFHLNAPGPSPEDGSTASGEDEHFRNLEERKRLGKESHMCDTLPRKKSQAAVSSQFNCATLGRSTPPKTHLPLVQSSSCGSVLNRVLTVSPKDTDSRRLHKGHSQQLVGEDHRSRLTDLGGRAASQSNVYLDSMGYRDNGFDTFSVDSSDSMETSISACSPDNVSSASTSNVAKIEEMERLLREAQAEKHRLLEHREREMEVRRQALEEERRRREDLEKRLQEETSRRQKLIERELLVMNRAVVVMSRPLTRYLPVRKDDFDLRSHIESAGHNIETCYHISITEKTCRGFLIKMGGKIKTWKKRWFVFDRNRRTLSYYADKHEAKLKGVIYFQAIEEVYYDHLKNAHKSPNPSLTFSVKTHDRVYYMVAPSPEAMRIWMDVIVTGAEGYTQFMI; the protein is encoded by the exons gacactgagagagacaggtCTGAAACCACACTGCAGCCAGAATCAGACCAGAACCTCACACCTCCTAAG AGATCTCCTTTGGACCTGATTGACACGGGCAAAGGGCTGAAGGTTCAGAGCACAGCGCCTCACCTGGTCAGTCTGGGGAGCGGCCGGCTCAGCGTGGCCATCACCGTACTGCCTCTGAAGGAAG gAATCACTCGTATCGGTCGTGATGACGCCGCCGTGCCACAGGATATTACCATCCAGGGTCCTGGCATCGAAGCTGAGCACTGCGTCATCGAGAACAGAGGCGGAGTCGTGACTCTGGACCCCTGCGGTCACCTGTGTTCGCTCGATGGAGCTCCTGTGACCACGCCCACTCAGCTCACACAAG GTTATTCTCTGTGTTTGGGTAAATCCTACTTCTTCCGCTTTAACCACCCCGAGGAAGCCAGTCGGATGAAGAGCATGCTTCCTCAGAAGAGTCCCGTGTCCCCGCTGGTCTACAGCACAG atTATATGAAGTTCAGTAGCGATTTCAGTTCCAGTGTTGGAGGTCCAAGTTCCAGAGGCGTGCGGTCAGTCTCTGAGCTGAGGGAATTAATGGACACCTTACAGAGGAAAAAACAAGCTCTGGAGAACAGTCTACGGACCAATGGGGACAGTAGCCCCTCCTACTTCAGCATGACCCAGTCTCCGCCCTCCACGCCCAGCTCCTTGTCACCCATGACCTCATCAAGCCCCATATCTCCCTATCAGGACCAAGCAAGACGACTCTATACGTCTGACCGGCCGCCTCTTTCGGGTAAAGTCCCCGCCCACTCGTCTAACAGCGTCCCTCCCTCGCCGAGACGATCTGACCAGCGGGAATACAACTCCTCACTCCCTCCTTTACGACCAATGACACGGAACCAGTCCCAGGACAGCCTGCTCTCTTCTTCGGATAGTCGACGTGGCCAAACGTCAGGTTCTTTGCTGTCTATGTGGAACGGCTCCGGATCTACAACATGCGACGCTCTTCCACCGACTCCAGGAAGTGGAAGCGGAGCAGCTAGCATGCCCTCCAGCCCTCGATTAGCACGCAGGCTACAACCCGAGGAAGCGGGACGCCCAATTCCAGCGCCACGCCAAAGGAAGTACTCGGCCGGTTCTCTGACGGGAATGGGAATTGCCGCTCACAGCCGGTCGCTACCCCGCCTCTACCGCCCGGGTGAGTCCCATCTCGCCCCTCTGACCCTGCCATGGCCTCGCTCCTCACCCACCCCCGAGTCCAGTCACCAAAATGGACCCTCCGAGGTGGTCTCCATCTCCTTGTCCACCAGGTCCATTACCAAACAGCCACCCGTGCGTCCGGACGTGACCACGCCCTCAGGTGCTGCAACCAGCCCGCGGCAGGCCAAGAAGGTGAGTCTGACCTCCAGCAGCTCCTACTCAGATTTGGAGAAGCAGGCAGCCTTCATGTCCTCGCCAGCCTTGGAGCTGGGACTGGGAGAGAGGAGGCAGTCATTCGGGAAGGCTGGGATTGGACCACAGGGTGGATTCCGTGAGAGGAAAGGCAGCATCAGCTCTCTGAGCGGGAAAGAAGAGCTGCAGGATTATCACCTGAGGCAGAGAGACGAGAGGCTTCGAGAGCAGGAGGTGGAGAGACTG GAGCGCCAGCGTCTAGAGACCATCCTGAACCTGTGCTCGGAGCGGGACCAGAGCGGCTCCGCCGTGGCCGACCTCCAGAAGATCAATAAGGAGCTGGAGAAGCTGCAGGTGACGGAGGACGAGTCCGTATTTTCCGACTCCTCAGAGAAAGGATACAGCTCGGGGGCTTTGCAGTGCCACGTCACTGAGGAGCGACAGCTACGCCAACGTCGTTCCAGCGGGCAGAGAGACATCAGGGCGGAGTCACCTGCTGGGAGTCTTCTCGGCTCCGCCCCCACACCGTCTCCTCGACAGATGCGGAATAACAAG GCACCTGAGGAGGAGGATGTGcggctgaaacaggaagtgacacgtATCGAAGAGGAGAGGATCCAGGTGCTGAACAACATGGAGGAGCTGGAACAGAAGATCAAAGAGCTGGACAACCAGATGGACGAATCCATCCAAGAG atggaggTGGAACGCGCTCTGTTAGAAGGCGAGCAGGAGTCTGAAGTGGCtcagctgcagcaggagaaggAGACTCTGGAGCAGCTGAAGGATAAGATGGCCGAAATGGAGCAGAAGGTGCAGGCGGAAAAGTCACAG GACAAATCCCAGCTCGATGCTGAGCGAGTAAAGCTCGAGCGTCTGGCCGAAGTGCTGTCCGAGCAGCGCGCTCAGCTTGACACGTGTCCCGAAGCCCTGAAAGAGCAGCTCGTCCTCCAGCTGTCCAGG gaCGCCGAGACACTGGAGGTGGAGACTAAGCGCTTCGAGGACCTGGAGTTCCagcagctggagagagagagccgTCAGGACGAGGAGAAAGAGACGCAGACCcaacagatcctcagagagatCGCAGAGTTCCAGCGCAGCACCGTCACACGCAAG GAGAAGTTGCTTGCTCTGAAGAAACAGTCTACGCAGATCATCCAGCAGGCtcagaaagagaaggagagctTCCTGAAGGAGAAGAACAACCTGCAGATGATGCTCCAGAGG GAAAAGGAGAACCTCAGCAACCTGGAGAAGAAATATGGCGAGCTGACAGGGGGGCGGAGCTTCCCCGTCAACCCCCTCAGTATGAAGGAG GGTTatgtgacagtgagtgagatCAATGAACTCTATGCCAAATTGGGGGTGGAGtcaagccccgcccccttccacCTCAATGCCCCCGGCCCTAGTCCCGAAGACGGCAGCACAGCTTCAGGAGAGGACGAG CATTTCCGAAACCTAGAGGAAAGGAAGAGATTGGGGAAGGAAAGTCACATGTGCGACACGCTTCCTCGGAAAAAATCCCAGGCTGCGGTCAGCTCTCAGTTCAACTGCGCTACACTGGGCCGCAGCACACCTCCTaaa acTCATCTTCCTTTAGTACAGAGCTCCAGCTGCGGCAGCGTCTTAAACCGAGTCCTCACAGTGTCTCCTAAAGACACAGACTCACGCCGTCTACACAAGG gtcaCAGTCAGCAGCTGGTGGGTGAGGATCACCGATCGAGACTGACTGACCTCGGGGGTCGCGCCGCCTCCCAGTCCAACGTCTACCTGGACTCTATGGGTTACCGTGACAACGGCTTTGACACCTTCAGCGTGGACAGCTCAGACAGCATGGAGACCAGCATCTCCGCCTGCTCTCCCGACAACGTCTCCAG CGCCAGCACCTCCAACGTGGCCAAGATCGAGGAGATGGAGCGGCTGCTGAGGGAGGCTCAGGCCGAGAAACACAGACTCCTGGAGCACAGG gagcgaGAGATGGAGGTACGGCGTCAGGCTCTGGAGGAGGAGCGCAGGAGGAGAGAAGATCTGGAGAAGCGACTGCAGGAGGAAACGAGTCGACGACAGAAACTCATCGAGAGGGAG CTGTTAGTGATGAACAGAGCagtggttgtcatg TCTCGTCCCCTGACCCGCTACCTGCCCGTGAGGAAGGATGACTTCGACCTGCGCAGTCACATCGAGTCGGCCGGACACAACATCGAGACCTGCTACCACATCTCCATCACAGAGAAGACATGCCGCGGCTTCCTCATCAAGATGGGAGGAAAGATCAAGACGTGGAAGAAGCGCTGGTTCGTCTTCGACCGTAACCGCAGGACACTATCCTACTACGCAG ATAAACATGAGGCGAAGCTGAAAGGTGTGATCTACTTCCAGGCCATAGAGGAGGTCTATTACGACCATTTAAAGAACGCGCACAAG AGCCCGAATCCCTCCTTAACATTCAGCGTGAAGACTCACGATCGTGTGTACTACATGGTGGCGCCGTCTCCAGAGGCCATGCGCATCTGGATGGACGTCATCGTCACAGGAGCCGAGGGATACACGCAGTTCATGATTTAG